In Clavibacter californiensis, the sequence GAGGTCACCAAGGAGCTGGGCGAGCACGAGACGCTGCTGTCCATCGACAAGGCCCGCCGGATCCTCGGCTACGAGCCCGAGCACACCTGGCGCGACCACGCCCCGGCCACCACCGGCGACGACCCGGTCGCGGGGCACCCGTCGTGAGGTACGTGAAGCTGGGCAGCACGGGCACCGAGGTCTCGGCCATCGCGCTCGGCTGCATGAGCTACGGCGAGCCGACGCGCGGCAACCACGCGTGGACGCTCTCGGAGGAGGACTCGATCCCGCTCATCCGCCGCGCGGTCGAGCTCGGGATCACGTTCTTCGACACCGCGAACGTGTACTCGGACGGCTCGAGCGAGGAGATCACGGGTCGCGCGCTGAAGGCCATGACGAAGCGGGAGGAGATCGTGGTCGCCACCAAGGTGCACGGCGCCATGGGGGAGGGACCGAACTCGCGCGGGCTGTCGCGGAAGCACATCATGTGGCAGATCGACGAGAGCCTCCGGCGGCTCGGGACGGACTACGTGGACCTCTACCAGATCCACCGCTTCGACCCGGCGACGCCGCTCGAGGAGACGCTCGAGGCGCTCGACGACATCGTGCGCGCCGGCAAGGTGCGCTACCTCGGCGCCTCGTCGATGGACGCGTGGCGGTTCTCGAAGGCGCTGCACCTGCAGCGGGCCCGTGGCTGGGCGCGCTTCGTCACGATGCAGGACCACTACAACCTCGTGAACCGCGAGGAGGAGCGCGAGATGCTGCCCCTCTGCGCGGACGAGGGCGTGGGATCCCTGCCGTGGAGCCCGCTCGCCCGCGGTCGCCTCACGCGCGACTGGGACGCGACGACCGACCGGAGCGAGACGGACGAGTTCGGGAAGACGCTCTACGCGGCCCAGGAGGACTCGGATCGCCGGGTCGCGGCCGCGGTCGCCGAGGTGGCCGGGGCCCGCGGGGTGCCCCGCGCGCAGGTCGCGCTGGCCTGGGTGTCGCGGAACCCCGTCGTCACCGCGCCCATCGTGGGCGGGACGAAGGTCGCGCACATCGAGGACGCGGTCGCGTCGCTGGACCTCGAGCTCACGGCCGACGAGGTGTCCCTGCTCGAGGAGCACTACGTGCCCCACGCGGTCGTCGGGTACTGAGAAGCTGTCCGGGCGGTCCGCGAGGGCAGCCCGGACCGCCTCCCGCCGCCCCTGGGCGTCCCGCGCCGCCGGGAGTAGCGTCACCGTCACACCACGACGGCGAGGGGATCGACATGACCGGCGACGGGCTCTCCACCATCCGGACCGACATCCCCGCCCGGATGGACCGGCTTCCCTGGGCACGGTGGCACTGGCTCATCGTGGTGGGGCTCGGCACCGTCTGGATCCTCGACGGGCTCGAGGTCACGATCATCGGCGCCATCGGCAGCCGGTTGACCGACCCGGAGGCGGGACTCGGCCTCTCGCCCTCGGACATCGGCCTCGCCGCCGCGATCTACGTCGCCGGCGCGTGCGTGGGCTCGCTCTTCTTCGGCTACCTCACCGACCGCTTCGGGCGGAAGAAGCTGTTCATCGCCACGCTCGGCCTGTACCTGCTCGCCACGGTCGCCACGGCATTCTCGTTCAATCCCGTGTTCTTCTTCGTGTGCCGCTTCTTCACAGGCGCCGGCATCGGCGGCGAGTACGCGGCCATCAACTCCGCCATCGACGAGCTGATCCCCGCGCGGCGCCGCGGCATGGTCGACCTCGCCATCAACGGCTCGTACTGGCTGGGCGCCGCCTTCGGCGCCGTCATATCGGTGCTGCTGCTCAACGAGTCCTTCCTCGCCGCCGACGTCGGCTGGCGCGTGGCCTTCGGGCTCGGCGCCGTCCTCGGCGTGGTGATCCTGCTGGTGCGCCGGAACGTCCCCGAGTCCCCGCGCTGGATGTTCATCCACGGGAAGGACGAGGAGGCGGAGCGCCTCGTGCGGGAGATCGAGTCCACCATCGAGGAGGAGACCGGCTCGCGCCTCGACCCGACGGACCCGGACGCGGACTTCCTGGAGATCCGCCAGCGCCGGAGCATCGGCTTCGGCGAGATCGCACGGGTCGCCGTCACGCGGTACCCGAAGCGGTTCGTCCTCGGGCTGTCGCTGTTCACCGGCCAGGCGTTCCTCTACAACGCCGTCTTCTTCACGTACTCGCTCGTGCTCAGCCAGCTGCTCGACGTGCCCGACGACGTCGTCCCGTGGGCGCTCGTCCCGATCGCGCTCGGCAACTTCGCCGGGCCGCTGACCCTCGGCCGCCTCTTCGACAGCGTCGGCCGGAAGGTCATGATCTCGATCTCCTACATCGGATCGGGCGTGCTCCTCGTCGTGACGGCGCTCCTGTTCCGGGCGGAGGTGCTGGACCCCGTCTCCCTGACGGCGTGCTGGGTCGTCGTCTTCTTCCTGGCGTCGTGCGGCGCGAGCGCCGCCTACCTCACGGTGAGCGAGATCTTCCCCATGGAGACGCGGGCCATGGCCATCGCCTTCTTCTACGCGCTCGGCACGGGCCTCGGCGGGATCGTCGGTCCGCTCCTGTTCGGACGGCTGGTGGAGGACAGCGTCGGCGCGGTCGCGAACGGCTACCTGATCGGCGCGGGGCTGATGATCGGCGCCGGACTCGTCGAGGTCGCCCTCGGCGTCGAGGCGGCCGGACGTTCACTGGAGGACATCGCGGCACCGCTCAGTGCCACGGAGGAGGGCGGGAGCGGCCGGGCGCCGTCCGACGCCGGGCGATCGGGGCGGGCCTGACCCCTGCGGCCCGAACCGCGTCCTCGGCCCGAGTTGCGCGGGAGCCGCCGACCCCCTACTCTGAACGAAGCCACAGACCGCTGGTCGTCGGCGTGCCTCCCAGAGGGGATGCGCCGGACGAAGGTTCACTCAGGTGAAGGCCCGCGCAGGTGATCGAAGCACGATGCAGCGCATGCCCTGAGGGCCTGCGCGACACTCCCGCTCCGGCCTCCTGTGCCGGAGCGTTTCTCATGTGTGCAGCCGGGGGCTGCCAGCACCTCGCACCGCTTCCGCGGTGTCGGGGAACCACGTGATAAGGAGTGCCATGGCGAACAAGGAAGCCTCGGTCGCCGAGCTCGCGGAGAAGTTCCGCAGCTCGAACGCCGTACTGCTCACCGAGTACCGCGGTCTCACCGTTGCCCAGCTCAAGCAGCTGCGGAAGAGCATCAGTGCAGACGCGACCTACGCCGTGGTGAAGAACACGCTGACCAAGATCGCGGCGAACCAGGCGGGGATCTCGTCGTTCGACGACGAGCTCGTCGGCCCGTCCGCGATCGCGTTCGTGCACGGCGACACCGTCGCCGTCGCGAAGGCGCTGCGCACCTTCACCAAGGCCAACCCTCTTCTCGTCGTGAAGGGCGGTTACTTCGACGGCAACCCCCTGACGGCGGACGAGGTGAACAAGCTCGCCGACCTCGAGTCGCGGGAGGTGCTGCTGGGCAAGCTCGCCGGCGCCTTCAAGGCCTCGCTCTTCGGCGCGGCGTACCTGTTCAACGCACCGCTCTCGCAGGCCGTACGCACCGTCGAGGCGCTGCGCGAGAAGCAGGAATCGGCTCAGTAGCACCCCTCGGGTCCCATCCCCGGGGCGCGATGCACTGATCCACGAGACACCACACCAACCCAAGGAGATACACAATGGCAAAGCTCTCTAACGACGAGCTCATCGAGGCCTTCAAGGAGCTCACGCTCATCGAGCTCAGCGACTTCGTCAAGAAGTTCGAGGAGGTCTTCGAGGTCACCGCCGCGGCCCCCGTCGCCGCTGCCGCCGCCGCCGGCGCCGCTGCCCCCGCCGAGGAGGTCGAGGAGAAGACCGCGTTCGACGTCATCCTCGAGGCCGCCGGCGACAAGAAGATCCAGGTCATCAAGGAGGTGCGCGCCCTCACCAGCCTCGGCCTCGGTGAGGCGAAGGCCCTCGTTGACGGAGCCCCCAAGGCCGTCCTGGAGGGCGCCAACAAGGAGGCCGCCGACAAGGCGAAGGCCCAGCTCGAGGCCGCGGGCGCGACGGTCACCGTCAAGTAGCTCGCAGCACAGCACAGCGCTCAGGGCGCCGATCCCCCCTCAGGGGGTCGGCGCCCTGCGTCGTCCCCGGCGGCGATCGGCGGGACGCCGGGACGCCACGGCGTGGGTAAGGCGGTGGCGTCCGGGCGCAGGTCGTGCCCCAGCGCTCGCGCCCGGTCGACGGCCTCGGCGCGCGACGACGCGTCGAGCTTCCGATAGGCGCTGCGCACGTGCGACTTCACCGTGTTCGGCGAGATGAAGAGGCGACCCGCGATCTGCGCGACGGTCAGCCGCTCCGCGAGGCACGCGACGATGACGCGCTCGCGCTCGGTCAGCGTCTCGATGCGCACCGGCTCGGCGACGCCGCGGTCGGCGCGCACGCCCTCCAGCATGCGTCGCACGTCGGCCGGCTGCTCGCGCTCCAGCGCCCGGTCGAGCAGCGCCGACGACGCGGCCGCCGGGAACACCGCGAACGGCCGGAGGATCCCGGTCGTCGTCGCGTACCGCGCCGCCCGGTCGTAGGCGTGGTCGCTGCGGGCCTGGTCGCCGAGCCCGCTGTGCGCGGCGGCGACGACGAGCAGCACGTCGGCGAGGGTGCGCCCCGAGTGCGCGTCGCCGAGCGCGAGGCAGTCGGCCATCTCCGTGAGGGCCCCCTGGTGGTCGTCGGCGAGCACGCGCAGCCGGCCGGCGACCATGGCCGGGCACGTGGAGTGGTGCTCGGTCGGCGCGAGGGTCCGGACGAGGTCCCACGCGGCGCCGGTCTGGCCCAGGTGCGCGAGCAGGGATGCCCGCAGCGAGTCGGCCATGATCGGCACGGGACCGTGCTCCTGCCACGCCGTACCGAGGTTGTGCAGGCGGCGCAGATGCTCGAGCGCCTCCAGGCGGAGGCCGTGGATGGCGGCGACCGTCGCCTCGGCGTAGCGGCCGAGCAGCTCCCAGTCGGTGCCCGTGCAGGCGGGTCGGAGGTCGTCGAGGTGCGTACGGGCGTCGTCCCGGCGGGTCGCGTCGACGGCGATGAGCGTGGCCGCGATCTCCGCCGGGGCGCGGAAGCCGCTCCGCGCGAGCTCCGGCCCGGAGCCCGCATCCGCGAGCAGGGCGCGCGCGCGGTCCACGAGCTCCCGCGCCTCGTCGAGCTCGCCCAGGCAGTAGGCGACGTACGCCAGGGCACCGCAGCACTCGAGCCGGTCGGCGCGCACGAGGTGGCGCTCCGCGAGCCCCTGCGCGATGCGCAGCTCGTCGCGCGCGGAGGTGAACGCGCCGACGTGGACGAGCACCAGGCCGCCCTGGAGCGCGACCGCGGCTTGCAGGCTGATCCGCACGCTCAGGGGCATGTCGCGCTCCGTGTCGAGGAGCTCGCGCGCCTCCGCGAGCGATGCCCGGGCCTCCGTGAGCCGCCCGACCCGCCGGTCTCCCGCGGCTCGGTGCACGAGGACGGCGGCGCGCACGAGCGGGGCGGGTGGCGGGTCGGCGGTGAGCAGAAGGTCGACGGCCGAGCGGTAGGGGAGCGACGCCCGCCGGTCGTGCGCCGAGGTGCCGCGATAGGAGGCGGCGAGCCCGGCGACGAGCCAGGCGTCGTCCTCCCAGGCGGACGCGGCCACGCGGTCGTAGAGCGCGCGGATGCGATGCGGGTGCAGATCGACGTGGTGCGGCCAGGCCGCGGCGATGGCCTGCGCCGCCGCGGTCGCGTCCCCGCGCGCGAGGGCCTCGTCCACGTCGCGCTGCAGGTCGTCGACGGTCGGGCTGTCGGCCATCGCACCTCCTCGCGCCGCCCGGAGCGCCCCGGCCGGGATGGCTCCACGCTAGGCCGCTCGCGGTCGCCGCACGCGAGCCGGGCCGTGCGCGTATCCGCTCCCTGCCCCCCAGCTCGGGGGCCGCGCGTACCCCGGTCGACATATCCATAGCTGAGCTATATGATTGGCCCATGACCGATCCCGACCTTCGCGCCCTCCTCGGCGACCTGGTGACCGCCGGGCACCGGCTCACCCGCCTCGCCGCGCACGAGGTCGGCGGCACGAGCTCGCCCGCCGTCTGGCGCACCCTCTCGGTGCTCGTGACGTGGCCGGGCGGGATGCGCCTCGGCGTGCTCGCCGAGCGGAGCCGCGTCTCGCAGCCCACGACCACCAAGATCGTGCGCTCGCTCGTCGGGCAGGGCTGGATCGCGCAGGTGGCCGACCCGTCCGATGCGCGCGCGACCCTGCTCGAGATCACCCCGGCCGGCCGCGCCGCGCTCGACGACTGGCGCGACCGCCTCGCCACCGCGCTCGTGCCGCGCTTCGCCGACCTCCCGGCCGCCGACGTGGCCGCGCTCGCGCGCGCCGTCGAGGTGGTCCTGGCGCGAGTCGACGGCGCTCACGTGCCTCCGGGCGACTGACCGCCGGCACCGCACGACCCATCCGCACCCATCCATCCGCACCGATCCCAGGAGGCGACACCGCACCCGTGTCCACCCAGCCGCATGCGTCGTTCCGCGACATCTTCCGCCAGCCCCGCTCCGTCTTCGCCGTCGCCTTCGCGTGCGTCATCGCGTTCATGGGCATCGGGCTCGTCGACCCGATCCTCCCCGCCATCGCCTCGAGCCTCGACGCCACCGCCACCGAGACCGAGCTCCTGTTCACGAGCTACCTGCTCGTCACCGGCCTCGCCATGCTCATCACCAGCTGGATCTCCAGCCGCATCGGCGCCAAGCGCACCCTCCTCATCGGGCTGGCGATCATCGTGGTCTTCGCCGCTGCGGCCGGGCTCTCTCAGGACGTGGAGCAGGTCATCGGCTTCCGCGCCGGCTGGGGGCTCGGCAACGCGCTCTTCATCTCCACGGCCCTCGCGACCATCGTCGGATCCGCGTCCGGCGGCACCGCGTCCGCGATCATGCTCTACGAGGCGGCGCTCGGCCTCGGCATCGCGGTCGGCCCGCTGCTCGGCGGCCTCCTCGGCAGCTGGAGCTGGCGGGGCCCGTTCTTCGGCACGGCGACGCTCATGGCGGTCGGCTTCGTCGCGATCCTCGCCCTCCTCGGCAAGGACGACGCGCCCCGCGCGCCCATGCGCCTCTCGGCTCCGCTGCGCGCGCTCCGCACCCCGGCCCTCGCGGTGCTCGCCGCGGCCGCGCTGTTCTACAACATCGGCTTCTTCGTGCTGCTCGCCTACACCCCGTTCCCGCTGGGCTTCGACGCCATCGGCCTCGGACTCACGTTCTTCGGCTGGGGAGTCGGGCTCGCGATCACGTCGGTGCTCGTGGCGCCGCTCCTCACCCGGCGGATGGCGCGCACCTCCGTCCTCCGGCTCGTGCTCCCGCTGCTCGCCGTCGACCTCGCTGCCGCCGGGCTCGTGGTCCGCTCCTCGATCGGCCTGGTGGTCTGCGTGATCGTCGGCGGGCTCCTCCTCGGTGTCCTCAACACCGTGCTCACCGAGTGCGTGATGGAGGCCACGGACCACCCGCGCAGCGTCGCGTCCTCCGCGTACTCGTCCGTGCGGTTCCTCGGCGGCGCCATCGCCCCGCCCGCGGCGACCGAGCTCGCGGAGCTCTTCTCGGACGCGACGCCGTACTACGCCGCAGCCGGATCCGTCCTCGTCGCCCTCGTGATCGTGGTGGCCGGCCACCGGTGGCTGCGCCGCGTCGACGAGGCGCCGGTCGATGCCCTGGACGAGGCGCAGGCCGTCACCGCCGGCGACGCCTGACGCACGGCCCGCGCATCCCGCCGCCCCCGATCCCGCCCGCCCTCACGGCGCAGGCGGGGCCGGGGGCGCTGTCGTGCTGGTGCGCGCTTGGAAGTCGACGGGCACCGTCACGGTGCGATCCGCGGCGCCCTCCGCCGCGAGCCCCTCGAACACCAGGCCCACGGCGGCCCGCCCCTGCAGCCGCGGGTGCTGCTCGACCGTCGTGAGCCCGAACAGCGGCGCGAGCGCGTGCCCGTCGATACCGGCGACCGAGAGCTCCGCGGGAACGGCGATGCCCAGCTGCCGGGCCGCGAGGATCGTCCCGATGGCGATCTCGTCGGATGCGGCGAAGATCGCCGTCGGCCGCGTGCGCGGATCGGCGAGCAGCGCCATGGCCGAGCGGAAGCCGCCGTCGATCGTGAACTCGGCCGTGGCGAACCGCGCCTCGAGCCCGCGCGGATCCGCGTCGATCGCGGCCCGGTAGCCCGCGAGCCGCTTCGCGTGCACGAAGAACGCCATCTGCGCGTGCAGGTCGCCGCCGAGGTGCACGACGCGCGCGTGCCCGAGGCTCAGGAGGTGCTCGGTGGCCAGGCGCGCCGCGGCCTCGTCGTCGATGCTCAGGGTGCTCATGCCCTCGACCGGCCCGCCGATCCCGACGAGCGGCTTGTCGAGCGCGCGCAGCCGCACGACCTCCGCGGGCGTGAGCGCGACGCTCACGGCGATGACCGCGTCCACGCGCTTCCGCACCAGGAAGTACTCGAAGACCTTCCGGCGCTGCTCGGGATCAGCGGTGAGGCGGTACAGCGTGAGGTCGTGGTCGGCCTCGATGAGCGCCTCCTCGATCCCCTCGAGCAGCTCCGCGAAGAACCAGCGGTTGATGAAGGGCATGACGACGCCCACGTTCTTCGACCGGCCGGTGACGAGGCTCGACGCGTTCGAGGAGACGACGTAGCCGATCTGCGCCGCGGCCTCGGAGACGCGGGCGCGCGTCGCGGGGGAGACGTAGCCGCGGCCGCTGAGCGCGCGCGAGGCGGTGGCCTTGGAGACCCCGGCGAGCCGGGCGACGTCGGCGATGGCGCTCATCGCGCTCCCTCCATCGGGACCCGCGGCGCCTCGTCGCGCCGGACGCGCGCACTGGAAGCGGTTCCAGGATGCGCGGGGGCCGAGTCCGATGATGGACCATCCGCGGCGCGCGCGCCCACGCCGACGCCACGAGGTAGACCGTTTCGTTACCTGAGCGACCTTGCCGTCACCTGCGAGCTCCCCTACGTTGACCTGTGGAACCGGTTCCCCATATGGCGAAAAGGTTTTCAGGCGACGGCGCCTCACCCGCCGACGCGCGCATGACAGGACGGCGGGGCAGACCCGCATCCACTCGATGAAGAGGAGACGCACATGGGCCACGCCCTATTCCGACGTCGCTTCGCGGCACCCCTCGCAGCGGTCGGCATCGCCGGCCTCGCGCTCACGGGCTGCACGGGCGACATCGCGGCCGAGGACGCCGCGGACACCGACTGCTCGCCGTACTCGTCGTACGGCACGTTCGACGGCAGCCCCGAGGTCAGCATCGGCGGCACCATCCAGGACGACGAGGCCGACCGCCTCGTCGAGTCGTGGAAGGACTTCGAGACCTGCACGGGCATCACCGTGAACTACCAGGGCACCAAGGAGTTCGAGGCGCAGATCGCGGTGCTCGCCGAGGGCCAGTCGGCACCCGACATCGGCATCATCCCGCAGCCGGGCCTCTTCAACGTGCTCGCCACGAAGGGCTTCCTGCAGCCCGCCCCCGCGGCGGTCGAGGAGAACGTCGACAAGAACTGGTCCACCGACTGGAAGGGCTACGGCACCGTCGACGGCACCTTCTACGGCGCGCCGCTGATGGCGAGCGTCAAGGGCTACGTCTGGTACTCGCCGGCGGAGTTCGAGGAGAAGGGCTACGAGATCCCCAAGTCCACCGCCCAGCTCATGGACCTCACCAAGAAGATCGCCGCCGAGGGCGACCACAAGCCCTGGTGCGTCGGCATCGGCTCCGGCGACGCCACCGGCTGGCCGGGCACCGACTGGGTCGAGAGCTTCGTCATCCGCCAGGCCGGCGCCGAGACCTACGACAAGTGGGTCACGCACCAGATCCCGTTCAACGACCCGGCCATCGTGCAGGCGTTCGACGCGGTCGGGGACATCATCAAGAACCCGGACTACGTCAACGGCGGCCTGGGCGACGTCTCGTCGATCATCTCCACGGAGTTCGGCGACGCCGGCCTCCCGATCCTGGACGGCGAGTGCTCGCTGCACCACCAGGCCTC encodes:
- the rplJ gene encoding 50S ribosomal protein L10, with translation MANKEASVAELAEKFRSSNAVLLTEYRGLTVAQLKQLRKSISADATYAVVKNTLTKIAANQAGISSFDDELVGPSAIAFVHGDTVAVAKALRTFTKANPLLVVKGGYFDGNPLTADEVNKLADLESREVLLGKLAGAFKASLFGAAYLFNAPLSQAVRTVEALREKQESAQ
- a CDS encoding MFS transporter translates to MTGDGLSTIRTDIPARMDRLPWARWHWLIVVGLGTVWILDGLEVTIIGAIGSRLTDPEAGLGLSPSDIGLAAAIYVAGACVGSLFFGYLTDRFGRKKLFIATLGLYLLATVATAFSFNPVFFFVCRFFTGAGIGGEYAAINSAIDELIPARRRGMVDLAINGSYWLGAAFGAVISVLLLNESFLAADVGWRVAFGLGAVLGVVILLVRRNVPESPRWMFIHGKDEEAERLVREIESTIEEETGSRLDPTDPDADFLEIRQRRSIGFGEIARVAVTRYPKRFVLGLSLFTGQAFLYNAVFFTYSLVLSQLLDVPDDVVPWALVPIALGNFAGPLTLGRLFDSVGRKVMISISYIGSGVLLVVTALLFRAEVLDPVSLTACWVVVFFLASCGASAAYLTVSEIFPMETRAMAIAFFYALGTGLGGIVGPLLFGRLVEDSVGAVANGYLIGAGLMIGAGLVEVALGVEAAGRSLEDIAAPLSATEEGGSGRAPSDAGRSGRA
- a CDS encoding ABC transporter substrate-binding protein, with translation MGHALFRRRFAAPLAAVGIAGLALTGCTGDIAAEDAADTDCSPYSSYGTFDGSPEVSIGGTIQDDEADRLVESWKDFETCTGITVNYQGTKEFEAQIAVLAEGQSAPDIGIIPQPGLFNVLATKGFLQPAPAAVEENVDKNWSTDWKGYGTVDGTFYGAPLMASVKGYVWYSPAEFEEKGYEIPKSTAQLMDLTKKIAAEGDHKPWCVGIGSGDATGWPGTDWVESFVIRQAGAETYDKWVTHQIPFNDPAIVQAFDAVGDIIKNPDYVNGGLGDVSSIISTEFGDAGLPILDGECSLHHQASFYEGFWKKADGTDAKVSPDGDVYAFLLPPTNEGDATSVTGGGELVGAFKTSDEITAVLSYLSSDTWANNRVSLGGVISANKGLDPANASSDILKQSIEILQDPNATFRFDGSDLMPGAVGTDSFWKGIVGWLSGDSTQKTVDAIESSWPAS
- a CDS encoding MFS transporter, producing MSTQPHASFRDIFRQPRSVFAVAFACVIAFMGIGLVDPILPAIASSLDATATETELLFTSYLLVTGLAMLITSWISSRIGAKRTLLIGLAIIVVFAAAAGLSQDVEQVIGFRAGWGLGNALFISTALATIVGSASGGTASAIMLYEAALGLGIAVGPLLGGLLGSWSWRGPFFGTATLMAVGFVAILALLGKDDAPRAPMRLSAPLRALRTPALAVLAAAALFYNIGFFVLLAYTPFPLGFDAIGLGLTFFGWGVGLAITSVLVAPLLTRRMARTSVLRLVLPLLAVDLAAAGLVVRSSIGLVVCVIVGGLLLGVLNTVLTECVMEATDHPRSVASSAYSSVRFLGGAIAPPAATELAELFSDATPYYAAAGSVLVALVIVVAGHRWLRRVDEAPVDALDEAQAVTAGDA
- a CDS encoding aldo/keto reductase produces the protein MRYVKLGSTGTEVSAIALGCMSYGEPTRGNHAWTLSEEDSIPLIRRAVELGITFFDTANVYSDGSSEEITGRALKAMTKREEIVVATKVHGAMGEGPNSRGLSRKHIMWQIDESLRRLGTDYVDLYQIHRFDPATPLEETLEALDDIVRAGKVRYLGASSMDAWRFSKALHLQRARGWARFVTMQDHYNLVNREEEREMLPLCADEGVGSLPWSPLARGRLTRDWDATTDRSETDEFGKTLYAAQEDSDRRVAAAVAEVAGARGVPRAQVALAWVSRNPVVTAPIVGGTKVAHIEDAVASLDLELTADEVSLLEEHYVPHAVVGY
- a CDS encoding LacI family DNA-binding transcriptional regulator codes for the protein MSAIADVARLAGVSKATASRALSGRGYVSPATRARVSEAAAQIGYVVSSNASSLVTGRSKNVGVVMPFINRWFFAELLEGIEEALIEADHDLTLYRLTADPEQRRKVFEYFLVRKRVDAVIAVSVALTPAEVVRLRALDKPLVGIGGPVEGMSTLSIDDEAAARLATEHLLSLGHARVVHLGGDLHAQMAFFVHAKRLAGYRAAIDADPRGLEARFATAEFTIDGGFRSAMALLADPRTRPTAIFAASDEIAIGTILAARQLGIAVPAELSVAGIDGHALAPLFGLTTVEQHPRLQGRAAVGLVFEGLAAEGAADRTVTVPVDFQARTSTTAPPAPPAP
- a CDS encoding LuxR family transcriptional regulator, which encodes MADSPTVDDLQRDVDEALARGDATAAAQAIAAAWPHHVDLHPHRIRALYDRVAASAWEDDAWLVAGLAASYRGTSAHDRRASLPYRSAVDLLLTADPPPAPLVRAAVLVHRAAGDRRVGRLTEARASLAEARELLDTERDMPLSVRISLQAAVALQGGLVLVHVGAFTSARDELRIAQGLAERHLVRADRLECCGALAYVAYCLGELDEARELVDRARALLADAGSGPELARSGFRAPAEIAATLIAVDATRRDDARTHLDDLRPACTGTDWELLGRYAEATVAAIHGLRLEALEHLRRLHNLGTAWQEHGPVPIMADSLRASLLAHLGQTGAAWDLVRTLAPTEHHSTCPAMVAGRLRVLADDHQGALTEMADCLALGDAHSGRTLADVLLVVAAAHSGLGDQARSDHAYDRAARYATTTGILRPFAVFPAAASSALLDRALEREQPADVRRMLEGVRADRGVAEPVRIETLTERERVIVACLAERLTVAQIAGRLFISPNTVKSHVRSAYRKLDASSRAEAVDRARALGHDLRPDATALPTPWRPGVPPIAAGDDAGRRPPEGGSAP
- the rplL gene encoding 50S ribosomal protein L7/L12, with translation MAKLSNDELIEAFKELTLIELSDFVKKFEEVFEVTAAAPVAAAAAAGAAAPAEEVEEKTAFDVILEAAGDKKIQVIKEVRALTSLGLGEAKALVDGAPKAVLEGANKEAADKAKAQLEAAGATVTVK
- a CDS encoding MarR family winged helix-turn-helix transcriptional regulator — protein: MTDPDLRALLGDLVTAGHRLTRLAAHEVGGTSSPAVWRTLSVLVTWPGGMRLGVLAERSRVSQPTTTKIVRSLVGQGWIAQVADPSDARATLLEITPAGRAALDDWRDRLATALVPRFADLPAADVAALARAVEVVLARVDGAHVPPGD